The nucleotide sequence AATGGCAAAGTAATTATTAAAATAAGCGAGGCAAAAGCGATATTGAAAATTCTTTTCAGCATATTTTGATTAAAAAACGATTGACCATAATAAGTAATCCAAAATTAAAATTACTGCAGATGAAACCACAAATGACCTAATTGTTGATTTGCCCACTCCTTCAGCGCCGCCTTCTGTTCTAAATCCTATATGACAACCCAATAATGCGGTTACACCGCCAAATATCATTCCTTTAAACATTCCGAATAAAAAATCTCCCATAGTAAAGAATCGTGTTACCGATTCGAAAAAGACAGCATAACTGACATTTAAGTAAAAATTGGATACAAGATAAGCACCCAAAACTGCAATAACATTTGCAAATATGATTAAAATTGGAAGCATTATAATTGAAGCAAAAAATCTTGGCATCGCCAAATATCTTACCTGACTAATTCCCATAGTTTCCAAAGCATCCAATTGTTCTGTTACTTTCAT is from Ignavibacteriota bacterium and encodes:
- a CDS encoding ABC transporter permease, which gives rise to MFSYIGRKIINFFQEFGQVSILLLKVIGFFPKIFKNRKLVFSQMEHIGVGSLPLVIIIAIFTGAVAAWQAAYQLKGLAPISFLGTATSRAIITELGPVLTGIIIAGRVGASIAAELGSMKVTEQLDALETMGISQVRYLAMPRFFASIIMLPILIIFANVIAVLGAYLVSNFYLNVSYAVFFESVTRFFTMGDFLFGMFKGMIFGGVTALLGCHIGFRTEGGAEGVGKSTIRSFVVSSAVILILDYLLWSIVF